One region of Acidobacteriota bacterium genomic DNA includes:
- a CDS encoding HYR domain-containing protein, with product MSLTPLWRRRLAPYPARRSVAILSLLLAGAGCAETTTQPTAPTSFPPDRVQSLALVCPVSPPVESPDGGPARVTFDPPTIVGGLAPVDVNCTPPSGSGFPLGRHAVTCEGRDQLGLTASCSLEVTVFRRLEVTRILAFGDSLTYGAGVTPTTAYPAVLETLLRSRYLTQEITVANEGLPGDNAVGARPRFEAALGRHDPHVVLIMQGTIDVDREQGMAAADAIRRMALAAREGGRDPIIATIPPQGSRHTSAARVEPYNQQIRQIAAVNRVPLVDVHRIIRDGRCSDAPMGRSPDSFPCLAADELHLTQEGYALVARGFFEELKALYELDAADGQPRLSRDPR from the coding sequence TTGTCGCTCACGCCCCTCTGGCGCCGCCGCTTGGCGCCGTATCCCGCACGCCGCTCGGTGGCAATCCTCAGCCTGCTTCTGGCCGGAGCGGGTTGCGCGGAAACGACTACCCAGCCGACCGCTCCGACGTCGTTCCCACCCGATAGGGTGCAAAGCCTCGCTCTCGTCTGCCCGGTCAGCCCGCCAGTCGAATCGCCCGATGGCGGGCCGGCCCGCGTCACCTTCGATCCGCCGACGATTGTCGGCGGACTCGCTCCGGTTGACGTCAACTGCACGCCGCCGTCCGGATCCGGATTCCCCCTCGGCCGGCATGCCGTCACGTGCGAGGGAAGAGACCAACTGGGACTGACCGCCAGTTGCTCGCTGGAGGTCACCGTCTTCCGCCGGCTTGAGGTAACCCGGATCCTGGCGTTCGGTGACAGCCTGACCTACGGCGCCGGCGTCACGCCGACCACGGCGTATCCGGCCGTGCTCGAGACCCTGCTCCGGAGCCGGTACCTCACCCAGGAGATTACTGTCGCGAACGAGGGGCTGCCGGGCGACAACGCGGTCGGCGCGCGGCCGCGGTTCGAAGCGGCCCTAGGGCGCCACGACCCGCACGTCGTACTCATCATGCAGGGAACGATCGACGTGGATCGGGAGCAGGGCATGGCCGCGGCCGACGCGATCCGGCGCATGGCGCTCGCAGCGAGAGAGGGAGGGCGGGATCCGATCATCGCGACGATTCCACCGCAGGGCTCAAGACACACGTCGGCTGCCCGGGTCGAACCGTACAACCAGCAGATCCGCCAGATCGCCGCAGTGAACCGTGTGCCTCTGGTAGACGTCCACCGGATCATTCGAGACGGCCGCTGCAGCGACGCCCCCATGGGCCGGTCCCCCGATTCGTTCCCTTGCCTGGCGGCAGACGAACTGCACCTTACGCAGGAAGGCTACGCCCTCGTCGCACGAGGCTTCTTCGAGGAACTGAAGGCGCTGTACGAACTCGACGCCGCCGATGGCCAGCCGCGATTGTCGCGCGACCCGCGTTGA
- a CDS encoding NAD-dependent epimerase/dehydratase family protein produces the protein MSVLVTGVTGFTGGHLARHLAERGQSVRGLVRPASRDRAGALSANGVAIVAGDLTDAASLPPACEGVDIVYHIAATYRTAGHSDSAYHAVNAEGTRALIAAARKAGARRFVHCSTGGVHGHIERPPANEDAPLAPGDVYQASKLEGERIARAEGEADGLEVVVARPIGIYGPGDTRFLKMFRAIARRRFPMIGRGEVFYHLTYIDDLVEGFRRCGEIPAAAGRTYLLAGPRYTTLAELVGMIAAEFGVPPPRWRIPVAPVWLAGALCELLCVPFRIEPPLYRRRVDFFTKSRAFDGSRARLELGFEPAIDLPEGIHRTAVGYRERGWL, from the coding sequence GTGAGTGTCCTGGTCACCGGCGTGACGGGTTTCACGGGCGGTCATCTCGCCCGGCACCTCGCGGAACGGGGGCAGTCGGTCCGCGGCCTTGTCCGTCCGGCGAGCCGGGACCGAGCCGGGGCGCTGTCGGCGAATGGCGTCGCGATCGTCGCCGGCGACCTGACCGACGCCGCATCGCTCCCGCCCGCCTGCGAAGGCGTGGACATCGTCTACCACATCGCCGCCACCTACCGGACGGCGGGACATTCCGACTCCGCGTACCACGCAGTGAACGCGGAGGGCACGCGGGCTCTGATAGCGGCGGCGCGAAAGGCGGGCGCGCGTCGCTTCGTCCACTGCAGCACGGGCGGCGTGCACGGCCACATTGAACGGCCCCCGGCGAACGAGGACGCCCCGCTCGCGCCGGGCGACGTCTACCAGGCATCGAAGCTCGAAGGTGAGCGGATCGCGCGGGCGGAGGGCGAGGCGGACGGCCTGGAGGTCGTGGTCGCCCGGCCCATCGGTATCTATGGGCCCGGCGACACCCGCTTCCTGAAGATGTTCCGGGCGATTGCGCGCCGCCGCTTTCCGATGATCGGGCGCGGAGAGGTGTTCTATCACCTCACCTACATCGATGACCTGGTCGAGGGCTTCCGGCGCTGTGGCGAGATTCCTGCCGCCGCCGGGCGGACCTACCTGCTGGCCGGACCGCGCTACACGACCCTCGCCGAGCTGGTCGGGATGATCGCGGCGGAGTTCGGTGTCCCACCACCCCGCTGGCGAATCCCGGTGGCCCCGGTCTGGCTGGCGGGAGCGCTTTGCGAGTTGCTCTGCGTCCCGTTCCGGATCGAGCCGCCACTCTACCGCCGCCGCGTCGATTTCTTCACCAAGAGCCGCGCCTTCGACGGATCGCGCGCCCGCCTTGAACTCGGCTTCGAACCGGCGATCGATCTGCCGGAGGGGATCCACCGGACCGCCGTCGGGTACCGTGAAAGGGGATGGCTGTGA
- a CDS encoding class I SAM-dependent methyltransferase, which translates to MSAKHAFGNRSANFHALQVSGVPLRDRRVLEIGCGNGYLSEYVRSLGATVVGCDITPPAVLPDVQFVQADGAALPFGQHFDVVMSFDVLEHIPDTDQHLREVRRVLRPGGCYVLQTPNKMTNVVFETIRWRSFTAWKSDHCSLHTFGQLQRRFRAAGFSLQFLDVPVVNRYFVDKVRSQLGQLGVLAVALFNPDRFPLRFRTNFYAVARLRSADAADR; encoded by the coding sequence ATGTCGGCGAAGCATGCCTTCGGCAACCGCAGCGCCAACTTCCACGCGCTGCAGGTGAGCGGTGTCCCGCTTCGAGATCGCCGCGTGCTGGAGATCGGTTGCGGCAACGGCTACCTCAGCGAGTACGTTCGCAGTCTCGGCGCCACTGTCGTCGGTTGCGACATCACACCGCCCGCCGTGCTACCCGACGTGCAGTTCGTCCAGGCTGACGGTGCGGCGTTGCCGTTCGGACAGCACTTCGACGTCGTCATGAGCTTCGACGTGCTGGAGCACATTCCGGATACTGATCAGCATCTGCGGGAAGTTCGGCGCGTCCTGCGTCCGGGCGGCTGCTACGTGTTGCAGACACCGAACAAGATGACGAACGTGGTATTCGAGACCATTCGCTGGCGGAGCTTCACGGCGTGGAAGTCGGATCACTGCTCCCTCCACACGTTTGGCCAACTGCAGAGGCGGTTCCGGGCGGCGGGATTCTCGTTGCAGTTCCTGGACGTTCCCGTCGTCAATCGGTATTTCGTCGATAAAGTCCGCTCGCAATTGGGGCAGCTCGGCGTTCTGGCTGTCGCGCTCTTCAATCCGGACCGGTTTCCCCTTCGTTTCCGGACCAACTTCTACGCCGTTGCTCGGCTTCGTAGCGCCGACGCCGCAGACCGCTAA
- a CDS encoding glycosyltransferase family 4 protein — protein MNASARILMLAPEPFFEPRGTPFSEYHRIKALSELGYRIDLVTYPLGADVAIQNLEIHRCARLPFVRRVPVGPSIVKVFLDLLLTITATRLAFNRRYAAIHSHEEAGLLGVWLASWIGVPHLYDMHSSLPQQLRNFRYTRLAVAQRLFEWAERTMVERSRVVVTICPELQDTAIALGAGDRARLIENVMGGDVDHAAGTPRDALRARYGLEADQPVLLYAGTFEPYQGLDLLIDAAARLHVTHPDACVLVAGGTPVQVDAARVRAERAGSPLVFAGQRPPEEIPSFVAACDILVSPRISGTNTPLKIYSYLRSGRPILATDLRTHTQVLTPETARLVPPDPVALAEGMAELIDQPEERTRLAEAARALAEVRYSRASYLSRTAAAYAHLLDTPPDAGDGPGTETGRA, from the coding sequence GTGAACGCTTCCGCTCGGATCCTGATGCTCGCGCCCGAACCGTTCTTCGAGCCGCGAGGCACCCCTTTCAGCGAGTATCACCGAATCAAGGCGCTGTCGGAACTAGGATACCGGATCGACCTGGTGACCTACCCCCTGGGCGCCGATGTCGCGATCCAGAACCTGGAGATTCACCGTTGCGCCCGGCTGCCGTTCGTCCGGCGCGTGCCGGTCGGTCCTTCGATCGTGAAGGTCTTTCTCGACCTGCTGCTGACGATCACGGCGACGCGCCTGGCGTTCAACCGGCGCTACGCGGCGATCCACTCGCACGAGGAGGCGGGATTGCTCGGGGTCTGGCTCGCGTCCTGGATCGGCGTGCCGCACCTGTACGACATGCACTCCAGCCTGCCGCAGCAACTCCGCAACTTCCGCTACACGCGGCTGGCGGTGGCGCAGCGACTCTTCGAATGGGCGGAACGGACCATGGTGGAGCGTTCGCGGGTAGTCGTCACGATTTGCCCGGAGTTGCAGGACACGGCAATCGCGCTCGGCGCGGGCGACCGCGCCCGACTCATCGAGAACGTGATGGGGGGCGACGTTGATCACGCTGCCGGGACGCCGCGGGATGCGCTGCGCGCACGCTACGGGCTCGAGGCGGATCAGCCGGTGCTCCTCTATGCCGGAACCTTCGAACCGTACCAGGGTCTGGACCTGTTGATTGACGCCGCAGCACGCCTCCACGTCACGCACCCCGACGCGTGCGTCCTCGTCGCCGGCGGCACTCCGGTCCAGGTGGACGCCGCCCGGGTCCGGGCCGAACGGGCCGGCAGCCCCCTGGTCTTTGCCGGACAGCGCCCGCCAGAGGAGATTCCCAGCTTCGTCGCGGCCTGCGACATCCTGGTTTCGCCGAGAATCAGCGGCACTAACACGCCACTCAAGATCTACTCGTACCTCCGATCCGGACGGCCGATCCTGGCGACCGACCTACGCACGCACACTCAGGTGCTGACCCCGGAGACGGCGCGGCTCGTGCCGCCGGATCCCGTCGCCCTCGCCGAGGGAATGGCGGAACTGATCGATCAGCCGGAGGAACGGACGCGGTTGGCCGAGGCGGCACGCGCCCTCGCCGAGGTGCGTTACAGCCGGGCCTCCTACCTGTCGCGCACGGCGGCCGCCTACGCGCACCTGCTCGACACGCCGCCCGACGCCGGCGACGGCCCGGGGACGGAGACGGGCCGGGCGTGA
- a CDS encoding glycosyltransferase, whose amino-acid sequence MAVTDRRLNIVQICDHLGWPGSRMHGVKRLFAWMIPAFDVTRFNVTLISLRAPDTSGDRLEDYGVDVTYLSRSKFDPMTLPALLAELDRRDADVLHLHGYGATTFGRLAAARRGLPALLHEHANLTDTPWFQKVADRLLAPYTDLAVAVSRSTADFVTRARLVPPARTRVVYLGAPVAEFARSSSDAEVRATRTALGLPADGRIVGTITRLMPSKGNEYLVAAAPRVLDAAPDVHVCIVGEGELQADLERQARELNVAERVHFPGFTRDVAGALSAFDLVVFPSLWEGTPLTAFEALAAGRPIVATDADGLSDILHDGHDAVVVPKRDAPALADAILRLLGDPDRRATLAAAAKTTGAGYDIRTFVRKMERLYELMDTRRREGRPRGLADADLEFLTATAHPS is encoded by the coding sequence ATGGCTGTGACGGACCGGCGTCTGAACATCGTCCAGATCTGCGATCACCTCGGGTGGCCCGGCTCGCGCATGCACGGCGTCAAGCGGCTGTTCGCCTGGATGATCCCGGCGTTCGACGTGACGCGCTTCAACGTTACGCTGATCAGCCTGCGGGCGCCCGACACGTCCGGGGATCGGCTGGAGGACTACGGTGTCGACGTGACCTACCTGTCGCGGTCCAAGTTCGATCCGATGACGCTGCCGGCGCTGCTGGCGGAGCTGGACCGGCGCGACGCGGACGTCCTGCACCTGCATGGCTACGGCGCCACGACGTTCGGACGCCTCGCCGCGGCGCGGCGCGGCTTGCCGGCGCTGCTCCACGAACACGCGAACCTCACCGATACGCCCTGGTTCCAGAAGGTGGCGGACCGGTTGCTTGCGCCTTACACCGACCTGGCGGTCGCCGTGTCGCGCTCGACCGCGGACTTCGTCACCCGCGCGCGCCTCGTACCCCCGGCGCGCACGCGCGTCGTCTACCTCGGAGCGCCCGTCGCGGAGTTTGCGCGATCCAGCAGCGACGCGGAGGTTCGAGCGACGCGGACGGCGCTTGGCCTTCCCGCCGACGGCCGAATCGTCGGAACCATCACCCGGCTCATGCCATCCAAGGGCAACGAGTACCTGGTCGCGGCGGCGCCGCGCGTGCTCGACGCCGCACCCGACGTCCATGTCTGCATCGTCGGCGAAGGCGAGCTGCAGGCCGACCTCGAACGGCAGGCCCGTGAGCTGAACGTGGCGGAACGGGTCCACTTTCCCGGCTTCACGCGCGACGTCGCGGGGGCGCTCAGCGCCTTCGACCTCGTTGTCTTCCCCTCGCTTTGGGAAGGGACGCCCCTCACCGCGTTCGAAGCGCTTGCCGCCGGCCGGCCAATCGTCGCGACCGACGCCGACGGGCTGTCAGACATCCTGCATGACGGACACGACGCCGTCGTCGTCCCCAAGCGCGACGCGCCGGCGCTCGCCGACGCCATCCTTCGGCTGCTGGGCGACCCGGACCGCCGGGCCACGCTGGCCGCGGCCGCCAAAACGACCGGGGCCGGGTACGACATCCGCACGTTCGTCCGAAAGATGGAGCGGCTCTACGAGCTGATGGATACGCGCCGGCGGGAGGGGCGGCCCCGCGGCCTGGCCGACGCCGACCTGGAGTTTCTGACGGCGACGGCCCATCCTTCATAA
- a CDS encoding glycosyltransferase family 2 protein yields the protein MTTPELSVVVPLYNEEPNVADLHRELTDVLDGWGRPYELILVDDGSTDGTFERLRALHAADPRLRVLRLRRNFGQTAAFAAGFAHARGRLIATADGDLQNDPGDLPAMVDLLNDDNDIVCGWRRDRKDPWLTRRLPSRLANWIISRTTGVRLHDYGCSLKVFRGDVVRSMRLYGEMHRFMPAIASEQGVRITEMVVNHRARRAGQSKYGLSRTVRVVLDLFTVKFLLTYSTRPLQMFGPPGLLLGAIGVVLTGYLGYIRLFTDQGIADRPLLLLAILLIFAGMQLVTLGLLAELQARTYHESQGKPIFAVRERLEPPADAPRSETAPLGAEAEVRQPVR from the coding sequence GTGACGACTCCCGAACTGTCGGTCGTCGTTCCGCTCTACAACGAGGAGCCGAACGTCGCGGACCTGCACCGCGAGCTGACGGACGTGCTCGATGGGTGGGGCCGGCCGTACGAGCTGATCCTGGTCGACGACGGCAGCACCGACGGGACATTCGAGAGGTTGCGCGCGCTGCACGCGGCGGACCCGCGCCTCAGAGTGCTTCGCCTGCGCCGGAATTTCGGCCAGACCGCGGCGTTCGCGGCGGGCTTTGCGCATGCGCGGGGACGCCTGATAGCCACCGCGGACGGCGACCTGCAGAACGACCCGGGCGACCTGCCGGCGATGGTCGACCTGCTGAACGACGACAATGACATCGTCTGCGGCTGGCGCCGCGACCGGAAGGACCCGTGGCTCACCCGCCGCCTCCCGTCGCGGTTGGCGAACTGGATCATTTCGCGTACCACCGGCGTTCGGCTGCACGATTACGGCTGCTCGCTCAAGGTTTTCCGCGGCGACGTCGTCCGCTCGATGCGCCTCTATGGCGAGATGCACCGGTTCATGCCGGCGATCGCGAGCGAGCAGGGAGTGCGGATCACCGAGATGGTGGTGAACCACCGCGCGCGGCGCGCCGGCCAGTCCAAGTACGGGTTGTCACGCACGGTGCGCGTCGTGCTCGACCTGTTCACGGTGAAATTCCTCCTGACCTACTCGACGCGTCCGCTCCAGATGTTCGGTCCTCCCGGGCTGCTCCTGGGTGCGATCGGCGTCGTGCTGACCGGCTACCTGGGCTATATCCGGCTGTTCACGGACCAGGGGATCGCCGACCGACCCTTGCTTCTGCTGGCCATCCTGCTGATCTTCGCCGGCATGCAACTGGTCACGCTCGGATTGCTGGCCGAACTCCAGGCGCGCACCTACCACGAGTCCCAGGGCAAGCCCATCTTTGCCGTGCGGGAGCGGCTCGAACCGCCCGCCGATGCCCCGCGGTCGGAGACGGCTCCGCTTGGCGCCGAAGCCGAAGTGCGGCAGCCCGTTCGGTGA